The following DNA comes from Macrobrachium rosenbergii isolate ZJJX-2024 chromosome 5, ASM4041242v1, whole genome shotgun sequence.
TCTTATGCTTCCAGAATATGAACAAGGGTGTGTCTGATGTACATCATGACTTagattttgtgatgaaaattagaattattatttatgtatgggGTAAATAGTACAGGTATAcactaaattcaatttttacatCATTGTTCCATAACTTTCTTGTGCTGTATCATATCCACAGTTCTTTTTCTAACTACTGTACTAtgtttgttcagtttttaatgttaatatatgCAGACTTAGGCTAGTCTGACATCCTTCTTATTGCTTGTTTTGCATATGAATGCAATCAATGCCACTATTCAGACCTCCCCTGAGCTGAGAAGGATTTTCATTAATCAACTGATCAGTCAGAATGCTCAACATTTCTGACAGACATTCCTGTGAGCAGTGAGGAAAACACAAGTCAATCATTATACACTAATAAAATACTCACAGTTGGCCTTTGTAAGAGTGAGTAATTAATTCCAAGGTCCCTTCAGTCgcattgtaaactgaaaaatgtgTCCAATAATgaaccatatatttttaaagtatgtatgtgtggctatggtaccatttattttaacaattataccatttattttaaaaatcaaatatatgaaaacttaaaatacagtaattagcaaaaTAGATTAAGTAGCCCTTCAACTTATCAGATTTCTTCACTTAACAGGTTTGTTATGATGATGAGGCTGTATTGTGTTTTACTACCCCACCTTTTTTtgaattgatgcattttcaagataaatgtcataaactgaataataaatgtaAGTTACAGCTTAGCTTTGGCTAAAAATTACATGGAATTACAGTTGGTTATGGGATATCTTAAATGTCCAAATGTAGGCTACATTGCCATTTATCAAAAAGCTAGACCCCTATCGCATCTGAGAAGTTTAGGGGATACTCGTATAATACACTACAATGCATAACTGCAATGTAATAAAAGTATCAACAGTTTAGCACAGTATTAGTTAACAAAGCAACCAGATGTGATGAGAATAAAATTCCTGTGCTTCTGTATGCAGCAGAAATAGGACACCTCCAAAAAATGAAGATTCTGAGATATGAATGCAAATTGCTGACGTTCAATTCTGGGGTGCACTTGGATGATAGCAGAGAGATGTGGTTTTTAGATACAAGAATACGGACTCTGATGGTTTGGTGAGAAGCAAAGAAAAGACTGCAATCTGTTATAAAAATGGCAGGATGCTGACCAGTTGGAAGGCCCCcctaaaaaaatcataaaggGTATCTATGAAGGAACAGTCCAGAAGTGAATCCTGGCAAAAAATACACAAGATACGAGAGAATGAGAAGGACTCATCAGAAAATGAATCCTGTATAAGGAAAACTGAACCAAGTAAATGTGAATGACGATGATGGGTCTATTACAGTGTCTTAAAATTTCATTAGGTTTTTCTATTTAAACATCTGTTTTGCACACAAATTGAATCTCAAGattgaaaacagtgtttcataaataatttcattagtaCATATTAAGATTTGTGCCTTTTGATGACTTTGCAGGTGGAGTATGGACCTAAAAGGAGCGCAGGAGGCATTCCTGGCAGTACTGCAGCAAATTCCACAGCCTGAAACACGTAAAGCTTTCCTGGCCTGGGTAGATGACACATTCATTAGAGGAGGTAAGATGATTTTAGATATTCTCCTAGATAATACTTTTCCTAATAGTTATAGTTTTGTATGTTATTTGTACAGTATTCTCTTTGATTAAAATTATCCATGGAAATCTCCTACAGTACCAGAGATCTTGATAGAGGCAAGTtgaaatagttttgtaaaatttGGTGATTTTTGTAGTCTTTAAGTTTAGCAGTTTATCAGATGGTGAAAATTTTTTCCTCGCAGTAACTTCATCAGAtggtgaaaatttttttctcatagtaGCTACTTTCAGAGTGATAACATTTTGGTTCTTGCAGTTCCACCACCAACACTGATGGTGTGTCCACCTCCCTGTCCACCTCCACAACTGGTCCAGGCTTGCACTCCTGATCATAACTCAGGAGATTTAAAGCTGCGTAAGATTGCTGATGACTTGAGGGAGATTATGCCGCTGAATGCCATTTTGCCATCAGAACAGATCACTTTCCCATCTGTTGGAGAAGTATGTACTAGTGTATAtagtaatatacagtaattataatgaGAACAATTTTATCAACTTGTGATTTATTACTGTAAACTGCTGATTATGATAATGTTATTAAAATCATTTGGTTTTCCTTGCAATTCACACTGTTTGTAATTTAAGTGCAGTTTTTCAGTTTGTAATTTAAGTGCAGTTTTTCAGTGTGTTATGAATAATATGATGTCAGACTCATTACCCTGTTCTCagtttacagaaattttttttcaccataGTAAAAAATGTAATGTTACGTTTATTACCTCTCAAATAATTCATCTTCATAAAAAACTTATAATTGTTACTGAACCATCAAATTTAGGTTGCTTGATTTTATAACGTCATCATAAACCATGTGAGTGTGTAAGTTATTGGTGCATACAAATTACGATATGTCTGTCTTTGGTGTGGGAAACCAACTGTTATTTCAAtttgtcttttgtctttccaGAATGCAGACTGTGATCCAACACACACACTCCACGTTGATGCATTTCTTTATGATGAAGACATGGTCGACGAGCTATGTGATACTGGAGAGCTAGCAAGAAATTACTGTGTGGACTGTTCTTCACATAACACACAACCAATAAGTGAGTTAGTTCTGCCAAGTAGTTTTAGCTTGCAGGAGGTTTTGGCACTCCTAAACACTTTCTGGGCAGGTGTTTTGTAGGGATTCTTATTGTAGCTTTTTCCTGATATGTTGTTGATTTTTTGGTTGTCATTTAAGTTCGTGAGTTACCAGTTggataattcaaatatttttgggttagttatttttcttatatgataAAATAGTTGAAACTTGAAAGGTTTTAACAGATGAAAAAGCTGACACCAAAAACTTTGAACTGAAGGACAATGTTGAGACTTGAAAGCTTTCTATGGTAAGACAATGTTGACTCTCATAAGCTTTCAGCAACAGGACAAAAttgatatcaaaatctttgaactGTAGGACAATGTTCAGACTCAAAAACTTTCAACAATAGGACAACGGTGACACTTACATGCTGTCAACAgcaaaaagcttttgacagtAGACGTTGACACTCAAAAGCATATAACACTTTTCTACTGTTATCgaattagaaatattttatagGGTTTAATACTAATTTTTCCCAGTTATTTGACTGAATTCATGGCTTAATACATGTATTAAGCCCATGCATTCAGTTAGGGTAACTcacagaattataaataaaatgaccgtgggtgaaaagaagaaaatacctaTCAAAAGGAGGGATAGGTTAATGATAACATAGAAGAAAAACAATGCTGGTTAGAAAAATTCTGTGAAATGATGAAGAGATATGTGCTTATGAACTAATTCCCAGTTTTGATATGGAATCATTTATGAAGAAACTTAGACCTGAAGATTGGAcaagttatttgtttaaaattaatttttcttgtacaAAACCATCACTGATACTGTACATACTGTTTATCGTATGCAGCCTGTAGCTCTTTTACAGAAATTGTTAGTAacagtcataaaaaaattgaaaaagtaaagaaGTAAAATTGACATCAATGATGGACAACAAACATGCAAGaggtgcatatatatttttacatttcttgtaccATCCATCATTGAGTATACTTAATTCACATGGGGTACTTAGCAAGTTGAAGTCTTCAGTTGCTAACAGtactataatactgtataaaaatattattacttatttatataaatacttaataaaaatacagtctactttaaaaaattaaagtacacTAATATTTGCCCCTACTAGTGTATATTGTAAGTCTTCAGGATACATAAAAGTACCTTCTCAGTATTCATAGGGTATACAATATTTATGATAGTTAAGGCCATTTTGTACttaactaaatatttatattcacatacaaACATTACATGTACTGTGCTGGGGGTATAAAAGTACTAAAACAACTCTGTTCTTTTCAGCATACATCAGCCATTCTGCTTCAAGAGAAAGATTAGCCTATATTTTTCGAGCTTTGCTGCCACCCATACCAGAAGACACTATATTACTTGACATTGGCTCTAGACTAGGTGCTGTGTTATATGGGGTGAGTATGATACATGTCATCTAATTTAAACTTGTCATGGgtgaaaatggtgaagaaaattTATTACTTAAAAGAGTAGTTTGTGGTATTCATAACTCATTCAAAGTTCACTTGTTTCTTTCTAAAACATGTGAGTGAAagtaaagtatacagtatatggtgaGACTGTATGATTTAGAATTGAATGAATgatgtaaatacatacagtaaaagaatgactcagtttatttttaaatgcaaaagcaTATTGATGGGTAAACAAAAGCCTTTACCTTTACCCCAGGCCAAGGCCGTTTCTGTAAGAAAGCCTGTGCAtgagattactgccacacagaGGGTTTACTGCCTTCTCTCtataatttcttttgttcatgtccCTTAACATTATCAGCTATGTACCCATATGGGCCCAACACTTTATGTGCCGCACATTAGACTGTGCCATTACGCCTGTTATTGCTGTTTCCATGGAACTATATTACTATGGCTGTTGATGGTTTTTCTATTTACATCCTCttatagtatttttgttttaatttataccCATTTCAGGACATTCCTTACACCTGCCCTTGTTAAAGGTcctgtcacaaaaaaaatatatattttttgccaaTGTAATGCCATGTCACCAGTAAGGGTATCACAAAGTGCTTATGTTACGCAGGCTAAAATGTTTTACTCTCTTAAACTCATTTTTCTCAATTCAAATAGTAGGTGAATATACCGAACTATCATTATTgtaaatacattaaatttatcaatgagAACTGTATGCTAATAGAACAATAGTTCCATAGTTTTGGCTAAAATAAGACTAGCCAGCTTGCTATAGACCTAGCCTGtgctaaaaaattattcttctacCACTAATCATTCATGGTTCTGTTGCACTGATTTAACATGTTATTGTTGGTTGGGAATATATTGGATTGGCTATTCTTCTACACAAGAAAAATACCTATCTTTGGCTGCATGATGACAACATGAGCATCTTTGGTTATACCACCACTATTGGCTACTTAGTGGAAACTGGTGGCAAAAGGCGAAAAGATGTCAGGAAATGTGTTTATTCAGCACCATCTGACCAATCTATGCTGTTATTAAGTAAACAGTTAATTCTTTTATATGACTGAAGAAATTTATTAGACATCTAAATTGATATGGAAGATGACCGAAGAAACTTATTAGACATCTAAATTGATATGGGAGTAATTAGCCTTGAGCTACAACAATAATTGTATGGTAATAatgttctctccttttctttttcaggcTCATGTATATACAAAATGCCAGAGAATAGTTGGAGTCGAAGTTAACCAAGACTTATGCCAAGTTCAGCaaacaataattaacaaatatCAGTTCCAAGTAAGCACTggattatttctttacttttctatTATTGCTATTTAGAATGTGCcaaaatcaagaatttttttttttttttttttgtactttccaTCATGAATATTTTTGGTATTGAGGATCACAAACATTTCATCCCTCTACAATATATGCTTGTTTTGTTATTGTCTATCTAGCCATATTTCACTTGCTGATGATGTACATATATTTGCACTGATCaatattttatattgcattcAAGATGGTCATTCCTGTAAATACTAATTTAGCCATCACTAAAGCTAGTTGTAAGGGATAAACAAAACTGTTTTGGTGTGATGAATCTGCTGTATATTAAAAAGACCAAAACTACCACAGGAATATGACATCTTTATTATAATGGGGAAATCAGTATTGAAGTTGGCCACCATGTTCACTATAATTGTTGTATTGCTACATTGTTAATACTGTATGTAACTGttctgttgttattttatatttttaaagactCTGATTGGGCTTGCCATTTGTAAAACAAATACTGTAACCCAATGATGGTCACCAATAATTTTATACTTGATCTCAACTACAgtaatatgtatgcataataattttaaaaacatttcaagatggcccttgaaaatttcattaatgTGTTGACTGAAATACATACTTTGTATTTACAGGATCGAATTCAGGTAATTGCAGGAGATATCCAAGAACAAGGTGAAGTGGTACGTGCAGCTGACATCATAATTCTTAACAATGTTTTTGAGTTCTTCATGCCAGCCAGTGTCCAGGCTCGTGTATGGGCATTCCTTCGTTCAAATACCAAAAAAGGCTGCCTACTTGTGACCATACCTGCTTTAGAGGACTCATTACAGTATGTAGAGGTATGTATTCTCAATGTGAATTTTCTTTACATTACTGGCATGCTTTTCAGGTATCTGAACATGCTTTTAAGGTAGTCTGAACAAATGAACTTGCTGGAATACATTTGTATTTGATTAACATGAGTGAGATTCCATGATTGAATTCTTTAGTGATACCTCCCATTCTAAAAGTATGTGTACTTGTTGGAAATACAAACCACTACCTTACTATAACTTATCATTTGGTATACTGATGGCTAACACACTAAGAATTTACTAAAGATTGTTCTCAAGGATAAGCATCATTTTAAAGTACCTTAACATTAATACAGTCATAATTGTAGCTTCTCATATGACTGAAGCAAAGAATTTGATCTTGGtggaaaagtgaaaatagaagCAAGGTCAAGTTGAGGAAGTTGGACAGACAGGTGGGAAGAGACTCAAGAGAATGAAACGTTGAAGGGTGAAAGCAATGCAACTGTAGGTCAAAGTCACTGCAAAGAATCTGGAGTGCCATCTACAGTGTGTCACTCATGGCATACAGTAGGCATAATTGGTATTCTTTTACTGGGGTTCTTCCAAAATACAGTGGCTTcataaaatatgataatgtaTATGATAATAGCAGATTAACCAGTTACTGGATTGTGGTGTCCATTCTAAAAGGGGCGCAATGGAGTAATGTCTTCAAAGTGGTCTTACTCGTGTGACTCATTGATAGTTGATGAAAACCAACATGACCCAATCCCAAAGTGCAAGCAactcataaataaacatatttgtccaattgttaaatatttaagttgttctttattttaaaaaaatctaacatttatatttattaagtcctatcataattatgaattttaagttTGTAGCTGGTTAAAGTATTTGTTGATAATAACCAGGATccatatataatgcatgtgtaaTTCTATCAACTAGCAGATAGAGGACCATAATTGCACTAAGTCATAATAataggtttatataaaaatggattttaattttaaattattcatattttgggtgatgatgatgataaagatagtTTAAAGTATGCATactgttttgtattattattttttttatacaagatgTTTAATGGCAAAGAGGAGTTTTGGTATAGTATTGCATGGGTCACTGAATTTTGAATATCATAATAATGCAATAGTCAGTTTTGGTATAGTATTGCATGGGTCACTGAATTTTGAATATCATAATAATGCAATA
Coding sequences within:
- the LOC136838541 gene encoding uncharacterized protein, with protein sequence MISCVQDTIECKPFVWRAFRSPLTSHFFSFALTPFSLDGSPHHLFGRSGSTDMWSMDLKGAQEAFLAVLQQIPQPETRKAFLAWVDDTFIRGVPPPTLMVCPPPCPPPQLVQACTPDHNSGDLKLRKIADDLREIMPLNAILPSEQITFPSVGENADCDPTHTLHVDAFLYDEDMVDELCDTGELARNYCVDCSSHNTQPITYISHSASRERLAYIFRALLPPIPEDTILLDIGSRLGAVLYGAHVYTKCQRIVGVEVNQDLCQVQQTIINKYQFQDRIQVIAGDIQEQGEVVRAADIIILNNVFEFFMPASVQARVWAFLRSNTKKGCLLVTIPALEDSLQYVECGFRLQEWVREVPPHDPNITAPFDFQSETSEVKLYQVI